From the genome of Cytobacillus luteolus, one region includes:
- a CDS encoding YokU family protein gives MEINCEWCGGKASNGENTVYWELPDGSRAIEIRMTPAVVCKECEMVYQDEDIIKEIEDQLFLVDTKKIGSSIGYRGLMELPRLLKRNYFDFSS, from the coding sequence ATGGAAATTAATTGTGAGTGGTGTGGAGGAAAAGCAAGTAACGGAGAAAACACCGTTTATTGGGAATTGCCTGATGGGTCAAGGGCTATTGAAATTAGGATGACACCAGCTGTTGTCTGCAAGGAATGTGAGATGGTGTATCAAGATGAAGATATAATTAAGGAAATTGAGGATCAGTTGTTTTTGGTGGATACGAAGAAGATTGGTAGTTCGATAGGTTATAGGGGATTAATGGAATTACCTAGATTGTTGAAGAGGAATTATTTTGATTTTTCTTCTTAA
- a CDS encoding 3-oxoacid CoA-transferase subunit A has protein sequence MVENTFNKIASLEDALSHINNETTLMFGGFGGIGSPPSLIEGILEKEVCNLTLIGNDTGFPNIGIGRLVSHHRARKVIASHIGSNPVAGQLMTEGKLEVEFVPQGTLSERIRAGGVGLGGILVDVGMDNEIVSQSKQRIVIDDKEFLVEKPLTADVSIVFAKKSDPFGNLVYDKSARNMNPLVAMAGKFTIAEVEEIVPLGELGPEEIITPGVYIDMIVKSNGVNWKWVWE, from the coding sequence ATGGTAGAAAATACATTTAATAAGATTGCTAGCTTAGAAGATGCCTTATCACATATAAACAATGAAACGACTTTAATGTTTGGAGGGTTTGGTGGTATTGGGTCTCCTCCTTCTTTAATTGAAGGGATACTTGAAAAAGAGGTTTGTAATTTAACCCTTATTGGGAATGACACAGGCTTTCCAAACATAGGAATAGGAAGGTTAGTAAGTCACCATCGCGCGAGAAAGGTCATTGCTTCTCATATTGGCTCAAATCCGGTAGCGGGGCAATTGATGACAGAAGGTAAATTGGAGGTAGAGTTTGTCCCACAAGGCACATTATCAGAAAGAATTCGTGCAGGTGGGGTAGGATTAGGTGGAATTTTAGTCGATGTCGGAATGGATAACGAAATCGTTTCACAGTCCAAACAGAGAATAGTTATAGATGATAAGGAGTTTCTAGTTGAAAAGCCTTTAACAGCTGATGTATCTATTGTTTTTGCAAAAAAGAGCGATCCTTTTGGGAACCTTGTCTATGATAAGAGTGCCCGTAATATGAATCCATTAGTAGCAATGGCTGGTAAATTTACAATTGCCGAGGTTGAGGAAATTGTTCCTCTCGGTGAACTGGGCCCAGAAGAAATCATTACACCTGGTGTTTATATTGATATGATTGTGAAAAGTAATGGGGTGAACTGGAAATGGGTATGGGAATGA
- a CDS encoding aspartate aminotransferase family protein codes for MNYSHLIKPVLDQDYPVVSYGDGIYLYDTTGKKYIDGSSGAITASIGHGVKEIIDVMLEQAKKVSFVYRSQFTSEPAEQLATKLSQLTQGDLNSTFFVNSGSEATETAMKIAIQYWQEQGIKTKNKILSRWMSYHGITIGALSMSGHTARRARFVPLLEDYPTISAPYCYRCPYDSSYPFCKLKCATELDQAIKRIGPENIAAFIAEPIVGAAAGAITPPEEYYRVIREICDKNNILFIADEVMTGLGRTGKMFAMEHYQVQPDILAIGKGMSAGYTPIGAAIASDKVMAPILKGSKQIMSGHTYSANPQSTAVALSVIQYIEKNNLVQNAEDMGNYLVTKLTDLQKKYAIIGDVRGKGLLIGVEFVSDFLNKLPFKREVALTNLILERAQVNGLLLYPSATGIEGVGGDAILIAPPLTISEEQVDELIAIFEQTVKSLQNDLQVNGLIS; via the coding sequence ATGAATTATTCCCATTTAATCAAACCTGTTTTAGATCAAGACTATCCCGTGGTTAGCTACGGAGATGGTATTTATTTGTACGATACAACCGGTAAAAAGTACATCGACGGGTCATCAGGTGCAATAACTGCGAGTATAGGTCACGGGGTAAAAGAGATTATTGATGTCATGCTGGAACAGGCTAAGAAGGTCAGTTTTGTCTATCGATCTCAATTCACAAGCGAACCTGCAGAACAGCTTGCTACAAAGCTGAGTCAGCTCACACAAGGCGATTTGAATTCAACATTTTTTGTTAACAGTGGTTCAGAAGCTACTGAAACAGCTATGAAAATAGCCATACAATATTGGCAAGAACAAGGAATAAAGACAAAAAATAAAATTCTTTCTAGATGGATGAGTTATCACGGCATTACCATTGGTGCACTATCTATGTCTGGCCATACCGCCAGAAGAGCAAGGTTTGTTCCGCTTTTAGAAGACTATCCTACTATTTCGGCTCCATACTGTTACCGTTGTCCGTATGATTCGAGTTACCCCTTCTGTAAATTAAAATGTGCAACTGAACTCGATCAAGCCATTAAAAGAATTGGCCCTGAGAACATTGCAGCATTTATTGCTGAACCTATTGTTGGAGCAGCAGCTGGTGCAATTACTCCACCTGAGGAGTACTATCGAGTTATTCGAGAAATTTGTGATAAAAATAATATCCTATTTATAGCCGATGAGGTAATGACCGGGTTAGGTCGTACGGGTAAGATGTTTGCAATGGAACACTATCAGGTGCAGCCAGATATTCTTGCGATAGGAAAGGGTATGAGTGCCGGGTATACCCCCATCGGTGCTGCTATTGCAAGTGACAAAGTAATGGCCCCAATTTTAAAGGGTTCTAAACAAATTATGAGTGGCCATACGTACAGCGCAAATCCACAATCAACAGCAGTTGCACTTTCGGTCATACAGTATATTGAAAAAAATAATCTTGTACAAAACGCTGAGGATATGGGGAACTATTTGGTTACTAAACTCACAGATTTACAAAAGAAATATGCCATTATAGGAGATGTAAGGGGGAAAGGCCTTTTAATAGGGGTTGAGTTTGTCTCTGATTTCCTAAATAAGCTGCCATTTAAACGAGAGGTGGCATTAACCAATTTGATACTAGAAAGAGCTCAAGTAAATGGATTACTGTTATATCCATCTGCAACAGGGATTGAAGGAGTTGGAGGAGACGCAATTCTTATTGCACCTCCACTGACGATAAGTGAAGAACAGGTTGATGAGCTTATTGCTATTTTTGAGCAAACTGTAAAAAGCCTGCAAAATGATTTACAAGTTAATGGGTTAATCTCGTAG
- a CDS encoding peptidase, whose product MNEYRQKIQKWISNNRPKGTRLLKQLVQEKSTQGHEGSSQAIIIEKCREMGLEIDIWEPGGTALVNHPYFVSPREKFKGSPNVIGVLKGSGAGRSIILNGHIDVVPEGDREQWQFDPFAGEEVDGKVFGRGSTDMKGGNVALLLAMEAIISAGIRLKGDVIFQSVIEEESGGAGTLAAILKGYKADGVIIPEPTNMKIFPRQQGSMWFRCIVEGRSAHGGTRYQGVSAIDKAIHVIRHIEKLEMRRNARINDPLYKDIPIPIPINIGKMTGGTWPSSVPDQIVLEGRIGVGPDEKLEDVKEEFAGWMASISTQDSWFVEHPVKVEWFGAQWVPGKIDLNHDLMKSLSTVYKEVKEKAPVIEASPWGTDGGLFTKIGNMPTVVFGPGVTEVAHYPNEYIVLDTLFEYAEIIALTLIDWCGVENVS is encoded by the coding sequence TTGAATGAGTATAGGCAAAAGATTCAAAAGTGGATCTCAAATAACCGTCCAAAAGGGACGCGATTACTTAAGCAGCTTGTCCAGGAAAAAAGTACCCAAGGTCATGAAGGTAGCTCACAAGCAATTATCATTGAAAAATGTCGTGAAATGGGCCTTGAAATAGATATTTGGGAACCCGGTGGTACAGCGTTAGTAAACCATCCTTACTTTGTTTCTCCACGTGAAAAGTTTAAAGGAAGTCCGAATGTAATTGGAGTCTTGAAAGGATCTGGAGCTGGTCGCTCAATCATACTTAACGGTCATATAGATGTCGTTCCTGAAGGAGACCGTGAACAGTGGCAATTCGATCCATTTGCGGGAGAAGAAGTGGATGGTAAAGTATTTGGCAGAGGTTCAACCGATATGAAAGGCGGTAATGTGGCATTACTTTTAGCTATGGAAGCCATTATCTCGGCTGGAATCAGACTAAAAGGAGATGTTATTTTTCAAAGTGTTATCGAAGAGGAAAGTGGCGGTGCTGGTACATTAGCTGCCATTCTTAAAGGCTATAAAGCAGACGGGGTTATTATACCTGAACCAACAAATATGAAGATATTCCCAAGGCAGCAAGGCTCAATGTGGTTTCGTTGTATAGTGGAAGGACGCTCTGCACATGGTGGTACAAGATACCAAGGTGTTAGTGCGATAGATAAGGCAATTCATGTGATTAGACACATTGAAAAGCTAGAAATGAGAAGGAATGCAAGAATTAATGACCCGTTATATAAGGACATCCCTATTCCAATTCCAATTAATATTGGGAAAATGACCGGGGGAACTTGGCCATCCTCAGTACCTGACCAAATCGTGCTAGAAGGTCGAATCGGGGTTGGACCTGATGAAAAACTTGAAGATGTTAAAGAGGAGTTTGCCGGTTGGATGGCGAGTATCTCAACACAAGATTCTTGGTTTGTGGAGCATCCAGTAAAAGTAGAATGGTTTGGAGCACAATGGGTACCGGGTAAAATAGATTTAAATCATGATTTAATGAAATCATTATCTACCGTTTATAAAGAAGTCAAAGAGAAAGCCCCAGTAATTGAAGCATCACCTTGGGGAACAGATGGTGGTCTGTTTACGAAGATAGGGAATATGCCAACTGTCGTATTTGGACCTGGTGTCACTGAAGTCGCACACTACCCAAATGAATACATTGTATTAGATACCCTTTTTGAATATGCTGAAATTATTGCTTTAACACTTATTGATTGGTGTGGGGTCGAAAATGTCAGTTGA
- a CDS encoding 3-oxoacid CoA-transferase subunit B has product MGMGMNIRDRIAMRAAKEIKNGMIVNLGIGIPSLVPNFLEPDVHVMIQAENGVLGIGASPRKGEEDENLCNAAGYPVSIVQGASYFDSSIAFGMIRRGYIDITILGSLQVSEKGDLANWIVPGKRVPGMGGAMELAQKAKKVIVLMNHVNKSGESKIVKECSIPLTSKNCVHLIITDMAVIEVTENGLLLKEIMEPYTVEDVISKTSANLLLADYIIKIPN; this is encoded by the coding sequence ATGGGTATGGGAATGAACATAAGAGACCGTATTGCCATGCGTGCAGCCAAAGAAATAAAAAACGGAATGATTGTTAATCTCGGAATAGGAATTCCCTCACTTGTTCCCAATTTTTTAGAACCTGATGTTCATGTCATGATACAAGCAGAAAACGGAGTACTCGGAATTGGCGCATCTCCTCGAAAAGGAGAAGAAGATGAAAACTTATGTAACGCAGCGGGATATCCGGTAAGCATCGTACAGGGTGCATCCTATTTTGATAGTTCGATAGCTTTCGGGATGATTAGAAGGGGCTATATTGACATTACCATTCTAGGTTCATTGCAGGTAAGTGAAAAAGGAGATTTGGCAAATTGGATTGTACCAGGCAAGAGAGTTCCTGGTATGGGAGGGGCAATGGAACTCGCCCAAAAAGCAAAAAAAGTCATTGTGTTAATGAATCATGTTAATAAATCAGGTGAATCCAAAATTGTAAAGGAATGTTCTATTCCTTTAACAAGCAAAAATTGTGTACATTTAATTATTACAGATATGGCTGTCATTGAAGTGACTGAAAATGGTTTGTTACTAAAAGAAATTATGGAACCATATACAGTTGAAGATGTGATTAGTAAGACCTCTGCTAATTTACTTTTGGCTGATTACATTATTAAAATACCAAACTGA
- a CDS encoding RNA polymerase sigma factor, which produces MSRLSAEFDQIYMEHSDKIFSYIFLLVKDNGVAEDLTQDTFIKVYKSFEDFKGDSSIYTWIIKIARNTTIDYLKRKNRFAFFRIDQFRLESNESSPPEILLKNENVKILYDAIKSLKLNYQEVIILRKIKGFSIKEVSTILDWDETKVKNTSTRALAGLKRELMKRGESNEKAL; this is translated from the coding sequence ATGAGTAGACTTTCAGCTGAGTTTGACCAAATTTACATGGAACACAGCGATAAAATATTCAGTTATATATTTTTACTAGTTAAAGATAATGGAGTTGCAGAAGATTTAACGCAAGATACTTTTATTAAAGTGTACAAGAGTTTTGAAGATTTCAAGGGGGATTCAAGTATCTATACCTGGATAATAAAAATCGCACGAAACACCACAATCGATTATCTAAAAAGGAAAAATAGATTTGCCTTTTTCAGAATAGATCAATTTCGTTTAGAATCAAATGAATCATCTCCACCTGAAATTTTATTAAAAAATGAAAATGTAAAAATACTATATGATGCTATAAAATCACTAAAGCTAAATTACCAAGAAGTAATAATCTTGCGTAAGATTAAGGGATTCTCTATTAAAGAGGTATCTACAATTCTTGATTGGGATGAAACAAAGGTGAAAAACACATCTACTAGAGCTTTAGCTGGATTAAAAAGGGAACTCATGAAAAGAGGTGAATCAAATGAAAAAGCACTCTGA
- a CDS encoding NAD(P)/FAD-dependent oxidoreductase, protein MAKVFDCIIIGGGFAGLQAAIQLGRYNHTILVIDSNHGRSTICKSYHNILGYPDGVSGGTLRSLGKLQAESYGVEFVEDEVTDAEKTTNNFILRGKSGETYEAKKILLATGVMDRIPDIPNIMPCLGLTIYVCPDCDGYEVKDEKVVLLGSGSTGANLALTLSYWTKQIVYINHDGRDLDEELKSNIQQKGITYIKQEIESVITGEKAHEFKGVKLKDGTTIEGDRGFIGFGGNKVKTDLAQKLGVERLENKHINVNPRTKETNIANVWAAGDILAHSEQVTIAMGDGSQAAIWIHKRILSEMK, encoded by the coding sequence ATGGCAAAAGTATTTGACTGTATCATAATAGGTGGAGGATTTGCAGGGCTTCAAGCAGCCATTCAGCTCGGTAGATATAATCACACTATTTTAGTGATTGATTCTAACCATGGAAGATCTACGATTTGTAAAAGCTATCATAATATTCTTGGCTATCCTGATGGCGTTAGTGGAGGAACATTACGGAGCCTTGGAAAATTACAGGCAGAGAGCTATGGAGTAGAATTTGTAGAAGATGAGGTAACGGATGCAGAGAAGACTACTAATAATTTTATACTGCGCGGGAAATCAGGTGAGACGTATGAGGCAAAAAAAATATTATTAGCAACTGGTGTGATGGACAGAATACCTGATATTCCAAATATTATGCCGTGCCTAGGATTAACCATTTATGTTTGTCCAGATTGTGATGGGTATGAGGTAAAGGATGAAAAGGTTGTATTGCTTGGAAGTGGCTCTACAGGAGCTAATCTTGCCCTAACACTTTCATACTGGACAAAACAGATTGTATATATCAATCATGATGGAAGGGACTTAGATGAGGAACTTAAATCCAATATACAACAAAAAGGCATCACGTATATAAAGCAAGAAATTGAAAGTGTTATAACAGGTGAAAAAGCCCATGAGTTTAAGGGTGTTAAGCTCAAGGACGGAACAACGATAGAAGGAGACAGAGGGTTTATCGGATTTGGTGGCAATAAAGTCAAAACAGACCTTGCTCAAAAACTAGGAGTCGAACGTTTAGAAAACAAACATATCAACGTAAACCCTAGAACAAAAGAAACAAATATAGCCAACGTCTGGGCAGCAGGAGACATCCTAGCACACTCCGAACAAGTAACAATCGCAATGGGCGACGGCTCCCAAGCAGCAATATGGATCCACAAACGTATTTTATCTGAAATGAAATAA
- the ablA gene encoding lysine 2,3-aminomutase: MLNNLYKPKRHWKEIELWKDVTDEQWNDWIWQLTNTVRTLDDLKKVVNLTPDEEEGVRISTKTIPLNITPYYASLMNPDDSRCPIRMQSVPISKEINKTKYDLEDPLHEDEDSPVPGLTHRYPDRVLFLVTNQCSMYCRYCTRRRFSGQIGMGVPKKQLDAAINYIANTPEVRDVLLSGGDGLLINDNILEYILKNLRAIPHVEIIRIGTRAPVVFPQRITENLCNILKKYHPIWLNTHFNTSIEITEESKRACEMLANCGVPVGNQSVILAGINDSVPIMKQLMHDLVKIRVRPYYIYQCDLSEGIGHFRAPVSKGLEIIEGLRGHTSGYAVPTFVVDSPGGGGKIAVQPNYIISQSAEKVVLRNFEGVITSYPEPQNYVAGRAEGYFKSVYPDYEKYKSNVGISAVMNDSKFNLVPEGLKRLDRRNKYQEDPTHASLKDKREKRDELKEKKFLSQLQKSTGSGDQDKAAPAGTE; the protein is encoded by the coding sequence ATGTTAAATAATCTTTATAAACCTAAAAGACATTGGAAAGAGATAGAGCTTTGGAAAGATGTCACTGATGAGCAGTGGAATGACTGGATCTGGCAATTAACGAATACAGTTAGAACCTTAGATGACCTAAAAAAAGTAGTGAATCTAACACCTGATGAAGAGGAAGGGGTTAGAATATCTACAAAAACAATTCCCCTAAATATCACACCATACTATGCATCCTTGATGAATCCAGATGATTCACGCTGCCCGATTCGTATGCAGTCTGTACCAATTTCAAAAGAAATTAATAAAACGAAATATGATTTAGAAGACCCTCTTCATGAAGATGAAGATTCACCAGTACCGGGCTTAACTCACCGTTATCCAGATCGTGTTTTATTTTTAGTAACGAATCAATGTTCTATGTACTGCCGTTACTGTACTCGACGTCGCTTTTCGGGCCAAATCGGAATGGGTGTACCTAAAAAGCAACTTGATGCGGCGATTAACTACATTGCGAACACACCTGAGGTCAGAGATGTATTACTTTCTGGAGGAGACGGATTATTAATCAACGATAATATCCTTGAGTATATCTTAAAAAATCTGAGGGCCATACCACATGTAGAGATAATAAGAATAGGTACTCGTGCTCCGGTTGTATTTCCTCAAAGGATCACAGAAAACCTTTGTAATATCTTAAAAAAATACCACCCTATTTGGTTAAACACGCACTTTAATACGTCAATTGAAATTACTGAAGAGTCCAAACGAGCGTGTGAGATGTTAGCAAACTGTGGTGTCCCTGTTGGAAATCAATCCGTAATATTAGCAGGAATCAATGACAGTGTTCCGATTATGAAACAGTTAATGCATGACTTAGTCAAAATCCGTGTCCGTCCTTACTACATTTATCAATGTGATCTATCAGAAGGAATCGGACATTTCAGAGCGCCTGTTTCAAAAGGATTAGAAATTATTGAAGGTCTACGAGGTCATACATCTGGGTATGCAGTCCCGACTTTTGTGGTCGATAGTCCTGGAGGTGGTGGGAAGATCGCAGTCCAGCCAAATTATATAATCTCGCAAAGTGCGGAAAAAGTTGTGCTGCGGAATTTCGAAGGGGTAATAACATCCTACCCAGAGCCCCAAAATTACGTAGCTGGTAGAGCGGAAGGTTACTTCAAGAGTGTATATCCTGATTATGAAAAGTATAAATCCAATGTTGGAATTTCTGCTGTAATGAATGACAGCAAATTTAATCTCGTCCCGGAAGGTTTAAAACGTTTAGATAGAAGAAATAAGTATCAGGAAGATCCAACCCACGCTTCACTTAAGGATAAACGTGAAAAACGCGATGAACTTAAGGAGAAGAAATTCTTATCCCAACTACAAAAATCGACCGGTTCTGGTGATCAAGATAAAGCAGCACCAGCGGGAACTGAGTAG
- a CDS encoding aminoglycoside phosphotransferase family protein → MLNIIENVIDRISFFNGYSSVEKVEKGYSLDNKYIVIKGLNKYLLRISDIKYYQKREAEYKLLQELEDRRIQSQKPILFGEIINDNICFMVIEYIEGIPAIEAFKKCSNSIQHQIGLEAGKELYKIHQIKAPAHISKWDERQSKKYRYYLSEYEKGNFKLNIDNKIIGFIEDNIKLLTERPNTLLHDDFHLEHIILSDYKYKGIIDFNGYDYGDPYHDFYNLSLFSRRISVPFVIGQINGYFSAQPEDYFWKLYSLYSAMNIFSTIVWTKNYDPNSFDDALERIEIILEDHDYFNSIKPKWYSSNL, encoded by the coding sequence ATGCTTAACATTATTGAAAATGTAATAGATAGAATATCTTTCTTCAATGGTTATTCAAGTGTTGAGAAAGTAGAGAAGGGTTATTCACTTGATAATAAATACATAGTTATAAAGGGGTTAAATAAATATCTTTTACGCATTTCAGACATTAAATATTACCAAAAAAGAGAAGCGGAATATAAGTTACTTCAAGAGTTAGAAGATAGAAGAATTCAATCACAAAAACCTATCTTATTTGGTGAGATAATAAACGATAACATTTGTTTTATGGTAATAGAGTATATTGAAGGAATTCCTGCAATTGAAGCGTTTAAAAAATGTTCTAATAGTATTCAACATCAAATTGGCTTAGAGGCTGGAAAAGAACTATATAAAATTCATCAAATAAAAGCCCCAGCTCATATATCTAAATGGGATGAAAGACAAAGTAAGAAATATAGATATTACCTAAGTGAATATGAGAAAGGCAATTTTAAACTTAATATAGATAATAAAATCATTGGTTTTATTGAAGATAATATAAAGTTATTAACTGAAAGGCCTAATACTCTTCTACATGACGATTTTCATTTGGAACATATAATACTTTCAGATTATAAATATAAAGGGATTATTGATTTCAATGGATACGATTACGGGGACCCGTATCATGATTTCTATAATCTATCTTTATTTAGCAGAAGAATTAGCGTACCATTTGTTATAGGACAAATTAATGGTTATTTCTCAGCTCAACCAGAAGACTATTTTTGGAAGTTATACTCACTATATTCTGCAATGAATATATTTTCCACCATAGTTTGGACCAAAAATTATGACCCTAATTCCTTTGATGATGCGTTAGAGAGAATTGAGATAATTTTAGAAGACCATGATTATTTCAACAGTATTAAACCTAAGTGGTACAGTTCAAATTTGTAA
- a CDS encoding sigma-54 interaction domain-containing protein, whose amino-acid sequence MFLQQVGSDEMVKAILSSIDEAIHAVDNTGVTIYYNEVAAKHDGVAIEEVLGKHILDVFPSLTSETSTLLKVIETMEPIYHLPQTYKNVRGEMIDTVNTTLPIMVNDRLIGAVEIGRDYSQIKTLSNRLIDLQTKLKKKKQKPQEVNGARYTINDILTSCDSLKIVKRQALKVAKTSSTVLVYGETGTGKELLVQSIHNSSSRNSEAFIAQSCASIPESLLEGLLFGTVKGSYTGAVDRAGLFELAHGGTLFLDEINSMPLEIQAKLLRVLEDGVVRRVGSTKEFKVDVRVIVAMNEEPTYCLQQNRLRPDLFYRLNVFSLHIPPLRERVQDIVLLVDYFINQYNQLFGKEVKGCDEETTNVLIGYRWPGNVRELKHTIEHAMNMVEGETIIIEDLPFHITGQNNSREIKQEGSLGEESLRELLSAYEASIINQALTQTDGNVKQAADLLKIPRQTLQYKISKLETAK is encoded by the coding sequence ATGTTCCTTCAACAGGTTGGGTCAGATGAAATGGTAAAAGCAATACTTTCGAGTATAGATGAAGCAATTCATGCAGTGGATAACACGGGTGTCACCATCTATTATAATGAAGTGGCAGCAAAGCATGATGGTGTTGCAATTGAAGAAGTACTTGGAAAGCATATATTAGATGTTTTTCCTTCGCTAACTAGTGAAACTAGCACTCTCTTAAAAGTTATTGAAACAATGGAGCCGATTTATCATCTACCTCAAACCTATAAGAACGTTCGTGGAGAGATGATTGATACAGTAAATACAACGTTGCCAATTATGGTAAACGACCGATTAATAGGTGCAGTTGAGATTGGACGAGATTATTCACAAATAAAAACACTTTCCAATAGATTAATTGATTTACAAACAAAACTTAAAAAGAAAAAACAAAAACCGCAAGAGGTGAATGGGGCAAGGTACACAATTAATGATATTTTAACGTCATGTGACTCGTTAAAAATCGTTAAACGTCAGGCTCTTAAGGTTGCAAAAACATCTTCAACCGTCCTCGTGTATGGAGAAACAGGGACAGGAAAAGAACTACTCGTTCAATCCATTCATAATAGCTCTAGTCGAAATTCTGAGGCATTTATCGCTCAAAGTTGTGCTTCTATTCCAGAATCTTTGTTAGAGGGTTTACTATTTGGAACGGTAAAGGGAAGCTATACAGGGGCTGTTGACCGCGCAGGCTTGTTCGAACTGGCGCATGGAGGAACATTGTTTTTAGATGAGATAAATTCCATGCCACTTGAGATTCAAGCTAAGCTACTAAGAGTACTAGAAGATGGCGTCGTCCGACGGGTTGGAAGCACTAAGGAATTTAAAGTCGATGTGAGAGTGATTGTTGCAATGAATGAGGAACCTACCTATTGTTTACAACAAAACCGGTTGCGTCCGGACTTGTTTTACCGTTTAAACGTATTTTCACTGCATATTCCTCCACTTCGTGAAAGAGTTCAAGATATTGTGTTGTTAGTGGATTATTTCATTAATCAGTACAATCAACTATTTGGAAAAGAAGTAAAAGGGTGCGATGAAGAGACAACTAACGTCCTAATTGGGTATAGGTGGCCTGGTAATGTTCGTGAGTTAAAACATACGATTGAGCATGCAATGAATATGGTTGAGGGTGAAACCATAATCATAGAAGATCTTCCCTTTCATATAACAGGGCAGAACAACTCGAGGGAAATAAAGCAAGAAGGTAGTTTAGGAGAAGAATCATTGCGGGAATTGCTTAGCGCCTATGAGGCGTCCATTATTAATCAGGCACTAACTCAAACAGACGGTAACGTCAAACAGGCTGCTGACCTTCTGAAAATTCCGAGACAAACACTACAATATAAAATAAGTAAATTGGAAACTGCCAAATAG
- the ablB gene encoding putative beta-lysine N-acetyltransferase has protein sequence MTTDYIFSEQEELNRENFHLKITKDHFNQRLKVEDYLGNIKSITDFIDDMCLENKYAKAIVKTRFEDVPFFLQEGFILEAVFKRYFNGNDAIAMTKYYEPTRRNSDKWVKEDDILKKVLVLDKPTPSFSIPKNFSLRQATDMDADQLATLYSKVFEIYPTPLNKPEYIKEVMQQDTVFFVVLDEKEQLISAASAEMNFTYHNAELTDCATLPDFRKSGLMKLLLNRLEDELLSRGIYCSYSIARALSFGMNAAFHQLGYTYTGRLANNCYIFDKLEDMNVWVKDLSTAKNSSSSA, from the coding sequence ATGACAACCGATTATATATTTTCGGAACAAGAGGAGTTAAATAGAGAAAACTTTCATCTGAAGATTACAAAGGATCATTTCAATCAACGTCTTAAAGTAGAGGATTACCTGGGAAACATTAAAAGTATTACTGATTTTATTGATGATATGTGTCTAGAAAATAAATATGCAAAAGCAATTGTTAAAACACGATTTGAGGATGTCCCCTTTTTCCTTCAGGAAGGGTTTATTTTAGAAGCTGTCTTTAAACGATATTTTAATGGCAATGATGCAATTGCCATGACAAAGTATTATGAACCTACTCGTCGGAACAGTGATAAGTGGGTGAAGGAAGATGATATTTTAAAGAAAGTGTTAGTTTTAGATAAACCAACCCCTAGTTTTTCTATTCCAAAAAATTTCTCACTCCGCCAGGCCACAGATATGGATGCAGATCAGCTTGCAACTCTCTATTCAAAGGTGTTTGAAATTTATCCCACACCTCTTAACAAGCCGGAATATATAAAGGAAGTCATGCAGCAAGATACCGTATTCTTTGTGGTGTTAGACGAGAAGGAGCAGCTTATTAGTGCTGCGTCTGCTGAGATGAATTTCACTTATCATAATGCGGAACTCACTGATTGCGCAACACTCCCTGATTTTCGTAAATCTGGCTTAATGAAGCTTCTTTTAAATAGATTAGAAGATGAGCTACTAAGCAGGGGCATTTATTGCTCATACTCTATTGCTAGAGCACTTTCCTTTGGAATGAATGCAGCTTTCCATCAGCTTGGCTATACGTATACAGGTCGATTGGCAAACAATTGTTATATATTCGATAAGCTTGAGGATATGAACGTATGGGTTAAGGACCTGTCAACTGCTAAAAATTCATCATCAAGTGCTTAA